The following proteins are co-located in the Blastopirellula marina genome:
- a CDS encoding efflux RND transporter periplasmic adaptor subunit, whose translation MIAAHCPDLDDLQKYLSGRLDSIAAADLESHLDQCESCEQTIDQLEAESDSMVEVLRKWKSSDRVSSVDASPEIAAAQAFSANLADRLKVASHLTMATSPTIGAYQLIRLLGRGGMGAVYLARHRNLDKQVAIKLLPALSAQQQDIVARFQREIRASGQLDHPAIVRATDAGEVDGIHFLVMDAIDGLDIGQVCRNLGPLSFADACEIARQAAVGLAYAHGKGIVHRDIKPSNLMLDENGQVKILDFGLAQMSLWSDEATQLTTVGQLMGTLDYMAPEQAEGSELPDQRADIYALGATLYRLLTGRPPLWASRAGSPIEKLRLIASHDPPPIESIRGDLPPALTQLVMQMLARDPEQRPQSAEEVAERLAPYCDTSELNRVIKTARDQSPDADGHSESPSAIPRPIKSQPPHNIWKWTTLAACLALLILGARFTLDTSKGQLIIDSKDANLHIHLRRDGQAYRDLEIHPGVQVTKLYGGNYEIVLDQPSDNITISRKKFSIRMGEKLIATVQEKPGEVVAVNEPQPAEKPAAEAVKVTAKRVKVAAVEAKTVRVRYLYLGRLQERALGFLTPNRDGVVKDLNVHLGQEVKKGDLIAEVVSADNEKEAIQAPFDAFVIGLKVAEGDQVKKGDMLMLLSANGPAIVNFDISPDERLLFVQSVLNGDTKMELVFEKNEKKYDHAGKLTKVDGKVDSHGNIELQAEFPNPEGKVGTGTRAWIEINPTLENVTLVPKEAVFRRDNRTCVLVVDDHQIAHLRDVTVMNPWEDCYVIKSGVRVGEQVIVDGIDQVQDGEKVVAPTTTADRPVAKTIQVGTVEAQSVTITNRYVGEIQKRTVGYVEAKVDGTVDQVYVTTGQKIRKGDLIFETTSAESSSDRDTPAQDPNSAIQAPFDGFVWGVKFKKGDRTKKGDKLIILSEAGPGVVDFNVPASRLEEIIRWDSNNELKLSLMFSNGKRYDLPGKLTTIDGEVELASGNVHLQAEFPNPDGKMSIGQSATVLLAHTMNDALVVPQRATFEKSGNHYVFVVDDQGIAHQREIFVESETEDNFVIASGIRQGEQIVLDRVREVRDGEKVAASISQLPFSDPAKVARVESKTVTIEHQHVALVSGPKIHSIPSPAKGRFDKKYSRTFQSVKKGELLFTFSPTTEDGENASDSKDSIIECRAPCNGIVIDHTTPARQDFNKGNILMSVTEHGPLIADFHVTDSIHEAYRGQRDLKIELQFEDGKTYGELGQLEPNFETLSETAQVIMHASFENRRGSSFHARPGKIHISKTFKDATVVPQRATFEQDGKRYLFVVDDQNVAHRREIEVKGQTEDQFVIASGVSEGEQIVVDDLLQVQDGQKFR comes from the coding sequence ATGATCGCAGCCCACTGTCCAGATCTTGACGATCTGCAGAAGTATCTTTCTGGTAGATTGGATAGCATCGCCGCCGCTGACCTGGAAAGCCACTTAGATCAGTGCGAATCGTGCGAACAAACAATCGATCAGCTCGAAGCCGAGTCCGATTCGATGGTCGAAGTGTTGCGGAAGTGGAAGTCCTCGGATCGAGTAAGCTCCGTAGATGCTAGTCCAGAAATCGCCGCGGCCCAAGCGTTCTCGGCGAACCTGGCCGATCGCCTGAAAGTGGCCAGTCATCTGACAATGGCTACATCGCCGACCATCGGAGCTTATCAACTCATTCGTCTCCTCGGACGTGGTGGGATGGGAGCCGTGTACCTGGCGCGGCACCGAAACCTCGACAAGCAGGTTGCCATCAAGCTTCTGCCAGCCCTTTCCGCCCAACAACAAGATATTGTCGCCCGTTTTCAACGTGAGATTCGCGCTTCGGGTCAGCTCGATCACCCTGCGATCGTCCGGGCGACCGATGCTGGCGAAGTTGATGGAATCCATTTCCTGGTGATGGACGCTATCGACGGGCTTGATATCGGCCAGGTATGCCGAAATCTTGGACCACTATCGTTTGCCGATGCTTGCGAAATCGCCCGTCAGGCCGCCGTCGGCTTAGCGTATGCCCATGGAAAAGGGATTGTTCATCGCGACATCAAGCCATCGAACCTCATGCTCGACGAGAACGGCCAGGTGAAGATCTTAGACTTTGGCCTGGCGCAGATGTCACTGTGGAGTGACGAAGCAACGCAGCTCACGACCGTCGGTCAGTTGATGGGAACGCTCGATTACATGGCCCCTGAACAGGCTGAAGGAAGCGAACTGCCAGATCAACGGGCCGATATCTATGCCCTGGGTGCAACGCTCTATCGTCTGCTGACTGGCCGCCCTCCCCTGTGGGCTTCCCGGGCAGGAAGTCCGATCGAGAAGTTACGTCTCATCGCCAGCCACGATCCGCCGCCGATCGAATCCATTCGCGGCGATCTTCCTCCTGCTTTGACGCAGCTCGTGATGCAGATGCTCGCTCGCGATCCTGAACAAAGGCCGCAGTCGGCGGAGGAAGTCGCCGAGCGTTTGGCTCCGTACTGCGATACGTCAGAACTAAATCGCGTAATTAAGACAGCACGCGATCAATCTCCGGATGCCGACGGACATTCCGAATCACCCAGCGCGATACCTCGACCTATCAAATCGCAGCCGCCGCACAACATTTGGAAATGGACCACCCTGGCCGCATGTTTGGCACTGCTAATTCTCGGTGCCCGGTTTACCCTCGACACCTCCAAAGGCCAATTGATCATCGATTCCAAAGACGCCAACCTGCACATCCACCTTCGCCGGGATGGACAGGCCTATCGTGACTTGGAAATCCATCCCGGCGTTCAAGTCACTAAGCTATACGGCGGCAATTACGAAATTGTCCTCGATCAACCTAGTGATAATATCACCATCTCGCGGAAGAAGTTCAGCATTAGGATGGGGGAAAAACTCATTGCGACGGTTCAGGAAAAGCCTGGAGAAGTGGTCGCAGTAAACGAGCCCCAACCTGCTGAAAAGCCCGCTGCGGAAGCGGTGAAAGTCACTGCCAAACGTGTGAAAGTTGCCGCGGTCGAAGCAAAGACGGTCAGGGTTCGTTACCTCTATCTGGGCCGTCTCCAAGAGCGTGCTTTGGGATTCTTGACCCCGAACCGAGATGGCGTAGTCAAGGATTTGAATGTTCACCTTGGGCAAGAGGTGAAGAAGGGAGACCTGATTGCGGAAGTTGTTTCGGCCGACAACGAGAAAGAAGCTATCCAGGCTCCCTTCGATGCCTTCGTGATTGGGTTGAAGGTTGCCGAGGGAGACCAGGTGAAAAAGGGAGATATGCTGATGCTGTTATCCGCCAACGGTCCGGCGATCGTCAATTTCGATATTTCTCCAGACGAACGTCTGCTGTTTGTGCAAAGCGTACTCAACGGCGATACGAAAATGGAGCTCGTGTTTGAAAAAAACGAGAAGAAGTACGACCACGCGGGAAAGTTGACGAAGGTTGACGGGAAGGTTGACTCGCATGGAAACATCGAACTGCAAGCCGAATTCCCCAATCCGGAAGGAAAGGTTGGGACGGGAACAAGGGCGTGGATCGAGATCAACCCAACGCTCGAAAATGTCACCCTAGTCCCGAAAGAGGCCGTGTTCCGGAGGGACAATCGAACCTGCGTGTTGGTTGTGGACGATCATCAAATCGCTCACCTGCGTGATGTTACCGTAATGAATCCATGGGAGGATTGCTACGTCATTAAGTCAGGAGTAAGAGTCGGTGAGCAAGTCATCGTTGATGGCATCGACCAGGTCCAAGATGGAGAAAAGGTGGTGGCACCTACCACAACAGCCGATCGGCCAGTTGCCAAGACCATCCAAGTCGGAACCGTGGAAGCTCAATCGGTGACGATCACCAATCGTTACGTCGGAGAAATTCAGAAGCGAACGGTCGGATACGTTGAGGCGAAAGTGGACGGGACGGTCGATCAAGTTTACGTCACGACAGGGCAGAAGATCCGCAAGGGAGATTTGATTTTCGAGACCACATCGGCCGAAAGCTCAAGTGATCGTGACACCCCTGCTCAAGACCCCAACAGTGCGATCCAAGCGCCGTTTGATGGATTCGTCTGGGGCGTGAAATTCAAGAAGGGAGATCGGACCAAAAAAGGAGATAAACTGATCATCCTGTCCGAAGCTGGACCTGGGGTTGTCGACTTCAACGTTCCGGCGAGTCGACTGGAGGAGATCATCCGGTGGGATTCGAACAACGAGTTAAAGCTGTCCCTGATGTTCTCGAATGGAAAGAGGTACGACCTGCCTGGAAAGCTGACTACGATCGACGGCGAAGTCGAACTTGCATCTGGAAATGTTCACCTGCAAGCCGAGTTCCCGAACCCTGATGGGAAGATGAGCATTGGGCAATCTGCAACGGTGCTTTTGGCACACACCATGAATGATGCCCTGGTCGTTCCACAGCGAGCCACATTCGAGAAAAGTGGCAATCACTACGTATTTGTCGTCGACGATCAGGGAATTGCTCATCAACGCGAGATCTTCGTCGAAAGTGAAACGGAAGACAATTTCGTCATCGCCTCTGGTATCCGCCAAGGCGAGCAGATCGTCTTGGATCGCGTTCGCGAGGTGCGCGACGGGGAGAAAGTTGCGGCATCCATTTCCCAGTTACCCTTCAGCGACCCGGCGAAGGTTGCCCGCGTCGAATCGAAAACGGTCACCATCGAACATCAGCACGTGGCATTGGTGAGTGGGCCAAAGATTCACAGTATCCCATCACCCGCCAAGGGCCGCTTCGATAAAAAGTATTCTCGTACTTTTCAGAGCGTCAAAAAAGGAGAACTCCTTTTCACGTTTTCTCCGACGACGGAGGATGGCGAGAATGCGAGTGATTCCAAAGATTCGATCATTGAGTGCCGAGCTCCGTGCAACGGGATCGTGATCGATCATACAACGCCTGCGAGGCAAGACTTCAACAAGGGAAACATTCTGATGAGCGTCACCGAGCATGGTCCGCTAATCGCCGACTTCCATGTAACGGATTCAATACACGAGGCGTACCGAGGACAACGTGATCTGAAGATCGAACTTCAGTTTGAGGATGGCAAGACCTACGGGGAACTTGGTCAGCTTGAGCCAAACTTCGAAACGCTTAGCGAAACAGCACAAGTCATTATGCATGCCAGCTTCGAGAATCGCCGGGGAAGTTCGTTTCACGCGCGGCCTGGAAAGATCCATATCAGCAAAACGTTCAAGGACGCCACGGTCGTTCCCCAACGTGCCACCTTCGAGCAAGATGGCAAACGGTACCTCTTCGTGGTCGACGATCAAAACGTAGCCCACCGGCGTGAGATTGAAGTCAAGGGCCAAACCGAAGACCAGTTCGTCATTGCGTCCGGCGTTTCCGAAGGGGAACAGATCGTCGTCGACGATCTTCTGCAAGTGCAAGATGGGCAGAAGTTTCGCTAA
- a CDS encoding RNA polymerase sigma factor: MARSSESTSPSLILRVRNDDSAAWRELVELYSPLIAYWCRRKGLQPAAIHDCLQEVFFAVLKSLGSFTPTGTTGCFRAWLWTITRNKIIDSLRREGQHADATGGTEGLAAMQALPDLAEADEPTDDLHFNQLLHRALSQVQNEFETKTWQAFWRTTIDSISARQVAEELEISPASVRKYRSRVLRRLREQLGDAG, translated from the coding sequence ATGGCTCGCTCGTCGGAATCGACCAGTCCCAGCTTGATCCTTCGCGTGCGGAACGACGATTCGGCTGCCTGGCGGGAATTGGTCGAGCTCTATTCGCCGTTGATCGCCTATTGGTGTCGGCGAAAGGGTTTGCAGCCGGCCGCGATTCATGATTGCTTGCAGGAGGTTTTCTTTGCCGTGCTGAAGTCGCTCGGCTCATTTACCCCGACCGGTACCACTGGCTGCTTTCGTGCGTGGTTGTGGACAATTACACGCAATAAGATCATCGATTCGCTCCGCCGCGAAGGCCAGCATGCCGACGCGACCGGTGGGACCGAAGGGCTTGCCGCGATGCAAGCACTGCCCGACTTGGCGGAGGCGGATGAACCAACCGATGATCTCCACTTCAATCAACTCTTGCACCGAGCATTATCGCAAGTGCAGAACGAGTTTGAAACGAAAACCTGGCAAGCGTTCTGGCGAACCACGATCGACTCGATCTCTGCTCGACAAGTGGCCGAGGAACTCGAGATCAGCCCAGCATCCGTTCGCAAATATCGCTCTCGTGTGTTGCGACGTCTGCGTGAACAGTTGGGGGATGCGGGCTAA
- a CDS encoding PAS domain S-box protein has protein sequence MADDSLQEQFDALKRQLAETQAQLTSLQNDLVARKSDVSHQLAENELLQVTLECIGDAVITTNEQGEVEFLNPVAQQLTGWSNDDARGKPLETVFVIQSEVTGLPAENPVSRCLREGHVVGLANHTILIAKDGRTFPIDDSAAPIRDHQGKVRGAVLVFRDVTERRQAEEAIRSARSRLNTTLAAGEIGTWEFDISSDRVDADQNMARIFGVSDESADGGPFSEFAAAIHPDDREEVAAKIAKALENDNSLEMSCRVINAEGETRWLIARGQVERDENGKAVRLPGVVVDITGERRAEQQLRVSESKWRLALEAAGMGAWNVDKRTNTLTSDSRFNMIYTGSPKQINLEQAYEAIHPDDRDRVRSLVARAVDRENPETYAAEYRVVHPDGSIHWVYAKGRATFEHYGSERSLISFDGTVIDITDRVQIQEKLRESETQFRQLADAISQLAWMADPDGHIYWYNDRWYQYTGTTKEDMLGWGWQSVHDENVLPKVLERWQASIKSGKPFSMSFPLRGADGVFRPFLTKIMPLLDQAGNVTRWFGTNTDISEQHELQEELRRVAAELSESDRRKDEFLATLAHELRNPLSPIKSATQLMRLIDNDPDQFRELSELIDRQVVQMVRLIDDLLDISRISLGKIELKTEACDVRSAIRSALESATPLIENLGHRLHVDIGESPLLVQGDSTRLAQILINLLNNAAKYTEQPGDIWLTAKQEGDEVVVSVRDNGIGIEEHELARVFEMFHQVKEKQQHGQSGLGIGLSLVKSLVALHKGSVEIRSEGVGHGSTFIVRLPVLVEGMETAKLPASGYEEAGNGRAVRVLVVEDARANRAILVRLLEKLGHTVEQAVNGLDGLDKVEAFRPEVILTDISMPMMNGIEMVRKIRETDQQTVIVAMSGYGQATDREVANAAGFNGYIVKPVDIRDLERVFSELLDHEAK, from the coding sequence ATGGCGGATGATAGTCTGCAGGAACAATTCGACGCGTTAAAGCGTCAGCTCGCCGAAACTCAAGCTCAACTTACGTCGCTGCAGAATGATCTCGTTGCTCGTAAAAGTGACGTTTCGCACCAGTTGGCCGAGAACGAACTTCTTCAAGTCACCCTGGAATGCATCGGCGATGCGGTCATTACGACGAATGAACAGGGCGAGGTCGAGTTTCTGAACCCCGTTGCCCAACAGTTAACTGGCTGGTCCAACGACGATGCCCGGGGCAAACCGCTGGAAACGGTGTTTGTTATCCAGAGCGAGGTAACCGGTCTTCCTGCGGAGAATCCGGTCAGCCGCTGCTTACGAGAGGGACACGTCGTCGGCTTGGCAAATCATACAATTTTGATTGCCAAGGATGGGCGAACGTTTCCAATTGACGATAGCGCTGCACCCATTCGCGACCACCAGGGAAAGGTTCGCGGAGCCGTGTTGGTCTTTCGCGATGTTACCGAACGTCGCCAGGCGGAAGAAGCGATCCGCTCGGCCCGCTCGCGATTGAATACGACCTTGGCCGCTGGCGAGATTGGAACTTGGGAATTCGATATCTCCTCCGATCGGGTCGATGCCGACCAGAACATGGCCCGCATCTTTGGCGTCAGCGACGAGTCGGCCGACGGAGGGCCCTTCTCAGAGTTCGCCGCGGCTATCCATCCGGACGACCGGGAAGAAGTCGCCGCGAAAATTGCCAAAGCCTTAGAGAATGACAACTCGCTGGAAATGTCCTGCCGCGTGATCAACGCCGAAGGCGAAACACGCTGGTTGATTGCTCGTGGTCAGGTCGAACGAGATGAAAATGGAAAAGCAGTTCGACTTCCAGGCGTGGTGGTCGACATCACTGGCGAACGTCGTGCAGAACAGCAGCTGCGCGTCAGTGAGTCCAAATGGCGACTGGCCCTAGAAGCGGCCGGGATGGGTGCCTGGAACGTCGACAAACGCACCAACACGCTTACTAGCGACTCTCGGTTTAACATGATCTACACCGGATCGCCGAAACAAATCAATCTCGAGCAGGCGTACGAGGCGATTCACCCAGACGATCGCGACCGCGTACGCAGTCTAGTGGCGCGCGCCGTAGACCGAGAAAATCCCGAAACCTACGCAGCCGAGTATCGAGTAGTTCATCCCGATGGATCGATCCACTGGGTTTATGCCAAAGGGCGGGCAACGTTCGAGCATTATGGCAGTGAGAGGTCGCTGATCAGCTTTGATGGAACTGTGATCGATATCACCGATCGCGTGCAGATCCAAGAGAAGTTGCGGGAAAGCGAGACACAATTCCGCCAGTTGGCCGATGCCATTTCGCAGCTGGCATGGATGGCCGATCCTGATGGGCACATCTATTGGTACAACGATCGTTGGTATCAATACACCGGCACGACCAAAGAAGACATGCTCGGCTGGGGATGGCAATCGGTTCATGACGAGAACGTGTTGCCGAAAGTGCTGGAACGCTGGCAGGCGTCCATCAAATCAGGCAAGCCGTTCAGCATGTCGTTTCCACTTCGCGGGGCCGACGGTGTTTTCCGCCCGTTTCTCACGAAGATTATGCCTTTGCTCGATCAAGCGGGCAACGTCACGCGTTGGTTTGGTACGAATACCGACATCAGCGAACAGCACGAGCTACAAGAGGAATTGCGACGCGTTGCTGCCGAGCTTTCCGAATCGGATCGTCGCAAAGATGAGTTCCTCGCGACCTTGGCGCACGAGCTACGAAATCCGCTATCGCCAATCAAGTCCGCGACGCAATTGATGCGGTTGATCGATAACGACCCGGACCAGTTTCGCGAGCTCAGCGAATTGATCGATCGTCAGGTCGTGCAAATGGTGCGACTGATCGACGACCTACTCGATATCTCCCGCATCAGCCTCGGCAAAATCGAGTTGAAGACTGAGGCATGCGATGTCCGAAGTGCCATTCGCAGCGCCTTGGAATCGGCGACGCCGCTGATCGAAAACTTGGGACACCGGCTACATGTGGACATTGGCGAATCACCGCTGCTGGTGCAAGGCGATTCGACCCGTCTCGCGCAAATCCTGATTAACCTGCTGAACAATGCGGCGAAGTACACCGAACAACCAGGCGACATTTGGCTGACGGCAAAGCAAGAGGGAGACGAGGTTGTCGTCTCGGTCCGCGATAATGGAATTGGCATCGAAGAGCATGAACTGGCTCGCGTGTTCGAGATGTTCCATCAGGTCAAAGAGAAGCAGCAGCATGGCCAAAGCGGATTGGGAATTGGTCTGTCGCTCGTGAAGTCGCTGGTGGCGCTGCATAAGGGATCGGTTGAAATCCGCAGCGAAGGGGTCGGGCATGGCTCGACTTTCATCGTCCGCCTCCCAGTTCTAGTGGAAGGAATGGAGACCGCCAAACTACCAGCATCCGGATACGAAGAAGCCGGAAATGGCCGTGCCGTCCGCGTGCTTGTCGTCGAAGACGCGCGGGCCAATCGTGCGATTCTTGTGCGTCTGCTTGAAAAGCTTGGTCACACCGTCGAGCAAGCGGTGAATGGGCTGGATGGCTTGGACAAAGTCGAAGCGTTTCGCCCCGAGGTGATCCTGACCGATATCTCGATGCCGATGATGAATGGTATCGAGATGGTTCGTAAGATTCGCGAAACCGATCAGCAAACGGTCATCGTCGCCATGAGCGGCTACGGCCAAGCGACCGACCGCGAGGTCGCCAACGCCGCTGGCTTCAACGGATATATCGTCAAGCCCGTCGATATCCGCGACCTGGAGCGAGTATTCAGCGAACTGCTGGATCACGAAGCGAAATAG
- a CDS encoding SPFH domain-containing protein: protein MNCELSWTQLLTRRAMMLAGIAACAAGTEMSVEYYLWPSVANTLAMHQFDSAGWSQTMQSAVAWHSIMPVALWSAVMVAAAVLFVPLMISPRCVACKVARAARSSGSSHSSLGLLAVGVVVLATVGCRPFDRPEFEEIDTSETGFLIPLEGETDQQVTFESESYLAKRKVAAKRVQVPHRWVPTGRMYYDGEWLDTVRLIKVDRSPVTREWTADVNSGTKNANEAIWIESKDSVGFSVGFNCTAFIEEEDTARFLYMYRSRSLADMMDSEVRARIQSVAAEAAARYDLDELRSRKQEMVDDVREDVIPFFKERGITITTVGMFGGFTYQNPKIQEAIDETFVAQQKKVVNMALFDAQQKENERIELEAEGQANMARTVAEGEADAIRKLAEATREAKSDPLFVQLKQLEVEHDRIEKWNGEYPSYLFQMGGGSDSPNLLLELPAQSAHTELGKSISSTQH, encoded by the coding sequence ATGAACTGTGAATTGAGTTGGACTCAGTTACTAACACGCCGGGCAATGATGTTGGCAGGTATCGCCGCATGTGCCGCAGGGACCGAAATGAGCGTCGAGTATTACCTCTGGCCGAGCGTCGCCAACACGCTGGCGATGCATCAGTTCGATTCGGCCGGTTGGTCGCAGACTATGCAGTCGGCGGTGGCCTGGCATTCGATCATGCCGGTCGCATTGTGGTCGGCTGTGATGGTAGCCGCGGCGGTGCTGTTTGTTCCCCTGATGATCAGTCCGCGCTGCGTAGCTTGCAAAGTGGCTCGCGCGGCACGTTCGAGCGGATCGTCCCACTCGTCGCTCGGATTGTTAGCCGTCGGCGTCGTGGTTCTGGCCACGGTTGGTTGCCGCCCGTTCGATCGACCGGAGTTCGAGGAGATCGATACTTCGGAAACGGGTTTCCTGATTCCGCTGGAAGGCGAAACCGATCAACAAGTCACCTTCGAGTCGGAAAGCTATTTGGCCAAGCGTAAGGTCGCTGCCAAGCGAGTTCAGGTACCGCATCGCTGGGTACCAACCGGCCGCATGTACTATGACGGTGAATGGCTCGATACGGTGCGTCTGATCAAGGTCGATCGATCACCTGTCACCCGGGAATGGACTGCGGACGTTAACAGTGGGACCAAGAACGCCAACGAAGCGATTTGGATCGAGAGCAAGGACTCGGTCGGTTTTTCGGTCGGCTTCAACTGCACCGCGTTCATTGAAGAGGAAGACACGGCTCGTTTTTTATACATGTATCGGAGCCGCTCGCTGGCCGACATGATGGACTCGGAAGTGCGGGCCCGAATTCAATCGGTCGCGGCTGAAGCTGCCGCTCGCTATGACTTGGATGAACTTCGCTCGCGCAAACAAGAAATGGTCGACGACGTGCGCGAAGACGTGATTCCGTTCTTCAAAGAACGAGGGATTACCATCACCACGGTCGGCATGTTCGGTGGCTTCACCTACCAGAATCCCAAAATCCAGGAAGCGATCGACGAAACGTTTGTGGCTCAGCAAAAGAAGGTGGTGAATATGGCACTGTTCGATGCTCAGCAGAAAGAGAACGAACGGATTGAACTGGAAGCGGAAGGTCAAGCCAACATGGCCCGCACTGTGGCCGAAGGGGAAGCGGACGCAATTCGTAAACTGGCCGAAGCAACTCGGGAAGCTAAGTCCGACCCACTGTTCGTCCAGCTGAAACAATTGGAAGTCGAGCACGATCGAATTGAGAAGTGGAACGGCGAATATCCTAGCTACCTTTTCCAAATGGGCGGAGGCAGCGATTCACCGAACTTGCTTCTTGAACTGCCCGCCCAATCCGCCCATACCGAGTTGGGTAAATCGATCAGCAGCACGCAGCATTGA
- a CDS encoding sigma-54-dependent transcriptional regulator: protein MHIARITILTPPNDPLDDLSSAFRDAAPESNVQVLREDPDILRELRDQADDSLFVIHGSRTSSGIVTAMRGLSSTALIVIAADQGSVETAASAITMGANDFLVRGPQLNARVATLLGKMGYLLQVLREARSLDAENERLQEELHFRGQIIGQSPQIQSIVQRIRLIAPVPRPVLIEGERGTGKEMVARAIHFAHGDHARPMVTVNCAAFSTDLLESELFGHEKGAFTGADETRDGKFGQASGGTLFLDEIGHMSLPFQRKILRVVEYGTYNRVGGRNELHTTARIIAATNVDLRKQISEGEFLSDLYDRLAFEVIEVPPLREREGDIEVLAQHFLDQFAKEIPLFAGKKLARSAIEVLRKYRFPGNVRELKNIIERAAYRDTTDEITPDDIGMLAATPPEIPGGSFKERLDNFCRLMLSEAMSQTQNNQAAAARELGLSYHQFRYYYGKYLTEQTD, encoded by the coding sequence ATGCATATCGCTCGAATTACGATCCTCACGCCCCCCAACGATCCGCTGGACGACCTAAGCTCCGCGTTTCGTGATGCTGCGCCCGAAAGTAACGTCCAAGTCTTACGCGAAGACCCTGACATCTTGCGTGAACTTCGCGACCAGGCTGACGACAGCTTGTTCGTGATTCATGGCAGTCGTACTAGTTCCGGGATCGTCACCGCGATGCGGGGGCTTTCGTCGACGGCGCTCATCGTCATTGCCGCCGATCAAGGAAGCGTCGAGACGGCGGCTTCGGCGATCACTATGGGGGCCAACGACTTCCTGGTTCGTGGCCCGCAACTCAACGCCCGCGTAGCGACGTTGCTCGGCAAGATGGGTTACCTCCTGCAGGTGCTGCGCGAGGCCAGGTCGCTTGATGCCGAGAACGAGCGATTGCAGGAAGAGCTTCACTTCCGCGGGCAGATCATCGGCCAGTCGCCCCAGATCCAGTCGATTGTCCAGCGGATTCGCCTGATAGCGCCCGTTCCTCGGCCCGTGTTAATCGAAGGCGAACGAGGCACTGGTAAAGAAATGGTCGCCCGCGCAATTCACTTTGCTCATGGCGATCATGCCCGACCGATGGTGACAGTTAATTGCGCGGCGTTCTCGACCGACTTGCTCGAAAGCGAACTGTTCGGCCACGAAAAAGGTGCCTTCACTGGGGCCGATGAAACACGCGATGGTAAGTTTGGTCAGGCCAGTGGAGGAACGTTGTTCCTTGACGAGATCGGCCACATGTCGCTGCCGTTTCAGCGAAAGATTTTACGCGTGGTCGAGTACGGTACGTATAACCGCGTCGGCGGTCGTAACGAGCTGCATACCACGGCCCGCATCATCGCCGCAACAAACGTCGACCTGCGTAAGCAGATTAGCGAAGGTGAATTCCTCAGCGACCTTTACGACCGTCTAGCGTTCGAGGTCATCGAAGTGCCACCCCTGCGTGAACGCGAAGGGGATATCGAAGTCCTCGCCCAGCATTTCCTAGATCAATTCGCCAAAGAGATTCCCCTGTTCGCCGGTAAGAAGCTGGCCCGCTCGGCGATCGAAGTGCTCCGAAAGTACCGCTTCCCTGGCAATGTTCGGGAATTGAAGAACATCATCGAACGCGCCGCGTATCGCGACACGACGGACGAGATCACTCCCGACGACATCGGTATGCTGGCCGCTACCCCGCCGGAAATCCCGGGCGGCAGTTTCAAAGAACGGCTCGACAACTTCTGCCGCTTAATGCTCAGCGAAGCCATGTCCCAAACCCAAAACAACCAAGCCGCCGCCGCCCGAGAACTAGGCCTCAGTTATCACCAGTTCCGTTACTACTACGGGAAGTACCTGACTGAGCAAACGGACTGA
- a CDS encoding SMI1/KNR4 family protein, giving the protein MKKHSMPRLKFEHAGKPLTTAELNYWASELRLTEEHQKLLKKSNGGRPDQEYFRWERPHDELEVMCLDRFFGLDPSPFGPDRSIDCLSIMVRFRDYLPRYAIPVAALSSDDLLLTFHSGPRVGQIWLFYSPHHVDVDDPEDGIAFVASSLNEFLNMLTAPEDPYDPITIALDSPKVRGKQLAILLKSVGCKVFKYKGVMYSQVALPPAWEWPNYRRAAGGLEETDLPAFLAVEKNLTYGYAPKCDLRKKGHPMLRINVTKSQRKKCVKELLGLLGEHAEVVDA; this is encoded by the coding sequence ATGAAGAAGCATTCGATGCCGCGGCTTAAGTTCGAACACGCGGGCAAGCCTCTCACGACGGCCGAGCTCAACTATTGGGCTTCCGAGCTACGCCTGACCGAAGAGCACCAAAAGCTGTTGAAGAAGTCGAATGGCGGTCGGCCTGATCAGGAGTATTTTCGTTGGGAGCGGCCCCATGACGAACTCGAAGTCATGTGCCTCGACCGCTTTTTCGGACTTGACCCAAGTCCCTTTGGGCCTGACCGAAGTATCGACTGCTTGAGCATCATGGTGCGATTCCGCGATTACTTGCCACGTTACGCGATACCGGTGGCGGCGTTGTCTTCGGATGATTTACTGCTCACGTTTCACTCTGGTCCTCGTGTTGGGCAGATCTGGCTCTTCTATTCACCCCATCATGTTGACGTGGACGATCCGGAAGATGGCATCGCGTTTGTGGCGAGCTCGCTGAACGAGTTTCTGAACATGCTGACCGCGCCGGAAGATCCGTACGATCCGATAACCATCGCGCTCGATTCGCCCAAGGTGCGGGGAAAACAACTCGCGATCTTATTGAAGTCAGTGGGATGCAAAGTGTTCAAGTATAAGGGGGTTATGTACTCACAGGTCGCCTTGCCACCCGCATGGGAATGGCCAAACTATCGCCGCGCTGCCGGTGGCCTAGAGGAAACAGATTTACCAGCCTTTTTGGCGGTCGAAAAGAATCTGACTTACGGATACGCACCGAAGTGTGACTTGCGTAAGAAGGGGCATCCGATGCTACGAATCAACGTTACGAAGTCGCAGCGAAAGAAGTGCGTGAAGGAACTACTTGGCCTGCTTGGCGAGCACGCTGAGGTCGTGGACGCTTAG